One window of Vitis riparia cultivar Riparia Gloire de Montpellier isolate 1030 chromosome 5, EGFV_Vit.rip_1.0, whole genome shotgun sequence genomic DNA carries:
- the LOC117914588 gene encoding early nodulin-75-like, with amino-acid sequence MSPTYLLVVLLGLVVLTAPSLADYPKHPPFEKPPPEHKPPVEKPPPEHKPPVEKPPPEHKPPVEKPPPEHKPTPLEKPPKGEKPLPEHKPPTPVGKPPKGEKPPHYGHNPGHPPAENAEDSYKPPTPVGKPPKGEKPPHYGHNPGHPPAENAEDSYKPPRKIKPPSTPAEKQPGPGKKLPTPPHKPPHKPPTPTHPN; translated from the coding sequence ATGTCTCCTACATACTTGCTAGTGGTGTTGCTTGGCCTGGTGGTTCTCACCGCCCCCTCACTTGCTGATTATCCAAAGCATCCCCCATTCGAGAAGCCACCACCAGAGCATAAGCCTCCGGTGGAGAAGCCACCTCCTGAACACAAGCCTCCGGTGGAGAAGCCACCTCCTGAACACAAGCCTCCAGTGGAGAAGCCACCTCCTGAACACAAACCAACCCCATTGGAAAAACCTCCCAAGGGGGAGAAGCCACTCCCAGAACACAAGCCACCAACCCCAGTTGGCAAACCACCTAAGGGAGAGAAGCCACCACATTATGGTCACAACCCTGGTCACCCTCCTGCTGAGAATGCTGAAGACTCATACAAGCCACCAACCCCAGTTGGCAAACCACCTAAGGGAGAGAAGCCACCACATTATGGTCACAACCCTGGTCACCCTCCAGCTGAGAATGCTGAAGACTCATACAAGCCACCTCGGAAGATTAAGCCTCCTTCAACTCCAGCAGAGAAGCAACCAGGTCCTGGAAAGAAGCTGCCAACTCCTCCGCACAAGCCACCCCACAAACCTCCTACTCCCACCCATCCCAACTGA
- the LOC117914534 gene encoding repetitive proline-rich cell wall protein 1-like, with translation MRRNVDQISSTIQSLEAIVFVQMALSLDISGKAQGSMFSPIPPWLEQKHKRPKGAPFEKPPPEHKPPVEKPPPEHKPPVEKPPPEHKPPVEKPPPEHKPTPLEKPPKGEKPPTPVGKPPKGENAENAEDS, from the exons atgagaagaaatgtgGATCAGATTTCATCCACGATTCAGTCTCTTGAAGCTATTGTTTTTGTTCAAATGGCTTTGTCCCTTGACATTAGTGGTAAAGCTCAGGGCAG TATGTTTTCCCCTATACCGCCTTGGTTGGAACAGAAACACAAGAGGCCAAAAGGAGCCCCATTCGAGAAGCCACCACCAGAGCATAAGCCTCCGGTGGAGAAGCCACCTCCTGAACACAAGCCTCCGGTGGAGAAGCCGCCTCCTGAACACAAGCCTCCAGTGGAGAAGCCACCTCCTGAACACAAACCAACCCCGTTGGAAAAACCTCCCAAGGGGGAGAAGCCACCAACCCCAGTTGGCAAACCACCTAAGGGAGAGAATGCTGAGAATGCTGAAGACTCATAA
- the LOC117914587 gene encoding early nodulin-75-like: protein MSPTYLLVVLLGLVVLTAPSLADYSKHPPFEKPPPEHKPPVEKPPPEHKPPVEKPPPEHKPPVEKPPPEHKPPVEKPPPEHKPTPLEKPPKGEKPLPEHKPPTPVGKPPKGEKPPHYGHNPGHPPAENAEDSYKPPTPVGKPPKGEKPPHYGHNPGHPPAENAEDSYKPPRKIKPPSTPAEKQPGPGKKLPTPPHKPPHKPPTPTHPN from the coding sequence ATGTCTCCTACATACTTGCTAGTGGTGTTGCTTGGCCTGGTGGTTCTCACCGCCCCCTCACTTGCTGATTACTCTAAGCATCCCCCATTCGAGAAGCCACCACCAGAGCATAAGCCTCCGGTGGAGAAGCCACCACCAGAGCATAAGCCTCCGGTGGAGAAGCCACCTCCTGAACACAAGCCTCCGGTGGAGAAGCCACCTCCTGAACACAAGCCTCCAGTGGAGAAGCCACCTCCTGAACACAAACCAACCCCATTGGAAAAACCTCCCAAGGGGGAGAAGCCACTCCCAGAACACAAGCCACCAACCCCAGTTGGCAAACCACCTAAGGGAGAGAAGCCACCACATTATGGTCACAACCCTGGTCACCCTCCTGCAGAGAATGCTGAAGACTCATACAAGCCACCAACCCCAGTTGGCAAACCACCTAAGGGAGAGAAGCCACCACATTATGGTCACAACCCTGGCCACCCTCCAGCTGAGAATGCTGAAGACTCATACAAGCCACCTCGGAAGATTAAGCCTCCTTCAACTCCAGCAGAGAAGCAACCAGGTCCTGGAAAGAAGCTGCCAACTCCTCCGCACAAGCCACCCCACAAACCTCCTACTCCCACCCATCCCAACTGA